CAGTagtttacttcagtaaaagtactaataccacactgtgaaaagacTCCACTACAAGTTAAAGTACTGCATTCAAATCCTTACATAGTAAAAGGAAAAGTATGTGAGTATAATCAGCAATATGTACTTAAAAGtatgaaagtaaaaaatattaattttgcaGTAAATTTTCCCTGTTAGTGTTTCACTATTATATCTTATGTTTCTGTattaatattcctgctgcattaatgtgtgtgttacatgttcctgttacattaatgtgtttgttacatgttcctgttacattaaagtatgtgttacatgttcctgctgcattaatgtgtgtgttacatgttcctgctgcattaatgtgtgtgttacatgttcctgctgcattaatgtgtgtgttacatgttcctgctgcattaatgtgtgtgttgcatgttcctgctgcattaatgtgtgtgttacatgttcctgctgcattaatgtgtgtgttacatgttcctgctgcattaatgtgtgtgttacatgttcctgctgcattaatgtgtgtgttacatgttcctgctgcattaatgtgtgtgttacatgttcctgttacattaatgtgtgtgttacatgttcctgctgcattaatgtgtgtgttacatgttcctgttacattaatgtgtgtgttacatgttcctgttacattgatgtgtgtgttcctgttgcattaatgtgtgtgttgcatgttcctgttacattaatgtgtgtgttacatgttcctgctgcatttatgtgtgtgttacatgttcctgctgcattaatgtgtgttacatgttcctgctgcattaatgtgtgtgtttgcatgttcctgctgcattaatgtgtgtgttacatgttcctgctgcattaatgtgtgtgttacatgttcctgttacatcaaggtgtgtgttacatgttcctgctgcattaatgtgtgtgttgcatgttcctgctgcattaatgtgtgttacatgttcctgctgcattaatgtgtgtgttacatgttcctgctgcattaatgtgtgttacatgttcctgctgcattaatgtgtatgttacatgttcctgctttattaatgtgtgttacatcttcctgctgcattaatgtgtgtgttgcatgttcatgttacattaatgtgtgtgttacatgttcatgttacattaatgtgtgtgttgcatgttcatgttacataatgtgtgtgttaaatgttcctgttacattgttacatgttcctgctgcattaatgtgtgtgttacatgttcctgctgcaataatgtgtgttacatgttcctgctgcattaatgtgtgtgttgcatgttcctgctgcaataatgtgtgttacatgttcctgctgcattaatgtgtgtgttgcatgttcctgctccattaatgtgtgtgttacatgttcctgctgcattaatgtgtgtgttacatgttcctgctccattaatgtgtgtgttacatgttcctgctgcattaatgtgtgtgttacatgttcctgctgcattaatgtgtgtgttacatgttcctgctgcattaatgtgtgtgttacatgttcctgttacattaatgtgtgtgttacatgttcctgttacattaatgtgtgtgttacatgttcctgttacattaatgtgtgtgttacatgttcctgctgcattaatgtgtgtgttacatgttcctgctgcattaatgtgtgtgttacatgttcctgttacattaatgtgtgttgcatgttcctgctacattaatgtgtgtgttacatgttcctgctgcattaatgtgtgtgttgcatgttcctgcagTGTGATGATTCATGAACACCGCAGGTCTGCTCATATTTTagtcttttactttaactttacaTTTCTTCATTAGATGCTTCTGACAcaagaaaacagtttttatcttttgatgattacattttatatttataattgtaaGTCTGTAAATCgtttgttcaaatgtttgttctttaGCTGCAATTTCTGTTTTGTATAACGTCAAGATCTTGTTATCTTTTGCGGAtgatattcaatattgtcaaaTAGAAATGAGCCAATAATGAATTATCTCCCCTCAATCTTTCCCCAACAGTTTCTCGCTCACTCTCATTGATGCTCTCGACACTCTTCTGGTAAgatctgaagaaaaaaaaaatgtcattctgTAAACGTCTTAGATGACGTCTGATTATTATCAGAGACAAACTTTAGactcctgtctgtgtgaaagtgtgttaaAGACTTTGACGTCAACGCCTCCGTGTTCAAAACCAACATCAGAGGTAAAGAGGAGGGGGGCGGAGGAATTGTACCTTCATGTTAAGTAGTCAAACTAgcctgttgtttgtgtgttgtgtgtgtgtgtggtgtatgtgtgtgtgtgtatgtgtgtctgtgtagtggTGGGTGGTCTGCTGTCGGCTCACCTGTTAGCAGGACGTGCAGGGATGGACCTTGAGCCCGGTTGGCCCTGTTCAGGACCGCTGCTGATGATGGCCGAGGACGCTGCTCGAAAATTGTTGCCTGGTataaacaccacacacacacacacacacaccccacacccccacacacacacctttcataAATCACTAGAATAAATTACACAAATAGGCTTCAATTTGTTTATGTGCTACCAAACTAAATGCAAATCTTTGCAAATCTGAACTGCGATCGGAAGttgtttggaggacacgtctgtTCTCACTCGATGTTTGTTAGTTTGATGAATAAGAATAAGTTCGTGTCACCAAAGTGAAGTGAGGGCAGATCTATGCACTGATCCCATATTCCAGAAGAAAAGACACTTTATATGTTCTCCAGCACAGCAGGGTCGTCCAGATCCGCAGAGGAGCTTTTCTTCACCTTCAGTTTGAACAATTTCAACTCTTGCTTTGGAactgaagacacaaacaaacttcatcagtcacaacatttattgttgGTTCTTTTTTCAGCAGACTCAGTTTTTCCATATAATTCTGACATTCCTCTGGATTTCATGTGTTTAAACAGTGACAGAGAAAATGTGGTATTTTCAGCATTAAGTCAAAGTGATCATCTGCATATGATCAACATCATTAGAGTTCAACTTTATCATCCAGAATtagatattttgtgttgttttcgtTATATTATCATTCAGGACATTTGATGCTAAAGTGAAGTTTAATCTAAATACTATTTGAATCATGGGTTACCACTCACGTGGACTGTAGTAGCAGATGAACGCAAACTTCACATCACAGTTCCAGTCCCCCCATCGACCATGTCCAGAGGAGAAGTCTACAGTCACACAAGCCTCATTGTTCCCATTAGTTGTAGGTTCCCCAGCACTCCAGAACCTAAATGTGGAGTCACTTCCATCCGACCACTTCCAGGAGTCTCTGGAAAGTCCGATCCAGGCTGTGCCCCCAGCAGGTACCAGATCCTGTATCTTCTGGTTCTCTGCCATGTTCCTCACACTGGCCAGGTCTCTGTAGTTTGCTCTGCAGTAGCTCTGGGCCTCAGTCCATGTCATCGGGATGTTGATGAAGACAAATGTCACATTCGGTCCTGAAAATGGACGACAGTGAAGTTCTGTGTAGAGGCACCATAACATACAGCCTGCCATCAGTAACACATCTGTGGTgcctttataatatataatatatgatctTTAAATCACTGATATATAAGAAATCACATCAATGAAGTCATTCAtttgtaaacattaaaatgtaagacatcatcttaataaatgttattgagtATTTCTTATCAGTCTCTccacatgaatataaatatattaatatttaaacaaagaaaagaggagcgaCAGGCAGCAATGCTAGCAGGTAGAGAATACCTTTGCTGCCATATGTTTACTTATTATTTGCTTCTCAGTCGCCTGTAAAGGACTTTGAATTGAACTAAACTGTATGAACTGATTGACTGATACTATATAggctcaaaataaaataaaataaatgaagagaaagaaaagagaagagaaacttcACAAGTTAGTATTCTCACCTCTGACATCTAAGCAGATTGCCGGATGAGATT
This window of the Cottoperca gobio chromosome 7, fCotGob3.1, whole genome shotgun sequence genome carries:
- the LOC115010962 gene encoding macrophage mannose receptor 1-like, coding for MTWTAGGGHCQTEVSTDPERQSSDCGAPGDPDNYKAQEHCTMIDRLGRWRDMSCEESHPAICLDVRGPNVTFVFINIPMTWTEAQSYCRANYRDLASVRNMAENQKIQDLVPAGGTAWIGLSRDSWKWSDGSDSTFRFWSAGEPTTNGN